In Rosa chinensis cultivar Old Blush chromosome 1, RchiOBHm-V2, whole genome shotgun sequence, a genomic segment contains:
- the LOC112182921 gene encoding uncharacterized protein At1g28695: MEPSHHQKHHSSLGSNLAFLSLLLACVVYLSIWSSSSSINPLFAFQKHDDGASQSLTITFDDPQDELESTLSKASMENKTVIIAVINQAYAVQDVNADTTMLDLFLESFWQGEGTRELLDHLVLVAVDQTAYDRCRFLRLNCYRLETDGVDFGGEKIFMSQDFIKMMWKRTWFVLEVLKRGYSFIFTDTDVMWLRNPFTKLSKNETEDLQISTDMFFGDPWNTTQLINTGFYYIKSNNKTIALFDKWYTLKDNATGIKEQDVLLNLIRGGIVPELGLRVRFLDTVYFSGFCQNSRDVREVSTVHSNCCRSIVAKVQDLKAVLRDWKKFKKVVSHTRRVNLNLTAERFRWTGHWGCWNSWKVPANTAKATHKS, encoded by the exons ATGGAACCTTCTCATCACCAGAAACATCACTCTTCTTTGGGATCCAATCTTGCATTCCTCTCTCTACTCCTCGCTTGTGTTGTTTATCTCTCTATAtggtcttcttcctcctctatcAACCCGCTTTTCGCCTTCCAGAAACACGATGATGGCGCATCACAAAGCCTG ACGATCACATTCGACGATCCTCAAGACGAGCTCGAGTCCACTTTATCCAAGGCTTCAATGGAGAACAAGACAGTGATCATAGCCGTGATAAACCAGGCTTACGCAGTGCAAGATGTGAACGCAGACACAACCATGCTCGACCTCTTCCTTGAGAGCTTTTGGCAAGGGGAGGGCACGAGGGAGCTTCTCGACCACCTGGTTCTGGTGGCGGTTGATCAGACGGCCTACGACCGGTGCCGGTTTCTGAGGCTGAATTGCTACAGATTGGAAACCGACGGCGTAGATTTCGGGGGAGAGAAGATTTTCATGTCCCAGGATTTCATCAAAATGATGTGGAAGAGAACTTGGTTCGTGTTGGAGGTTCTCAAACGTGGTTACAGCTTCATATTCACG GACACTGATGTGATGTGGCTAAGGAACCCATTCACAAAGCTAAGTAAAAATGAAACTGAGGATTTACAAATAAGCACTGACATGTTCTTTGGAGATCCATGGAACACAACACAGTTAATCAATACCGGCTTCTACTACATCAAATCCAACAACAAGACCATTGCACTGTTTGATAAATGGTACACCTTGAAGGATAATGCCACCGGAATTAAAGAACAGGATGTATTACTAAACCTAATTCGAGGTGGTATTGTTCCAGAGTTAGGTCTTAGAGTCAGGTTCTTGGATACTGTATATTTCAGTGGTTTTTGCCAGAATAGCAGGGATGTTAGGGAAGTCAGTACTGTCCATTCCAATTGTTGCCGGAGTATTGTTGCGAAAGTACAAGATTTGAAGGCTGTTCTCCGAGATTGGAAGAAGTTCAAGAAAGTAGTGTCACATACGAGGAGGGTTAATCTTAATCTGACGGCCGAGAGATTCCGGTGGACCGGCCATTGGGGATGTTGGAACTCATGGAAGGTTCCGGCAAACACCGCCAAAGCAACTCATAAGTCCTAA